A genome region from Synchiropus splendidus isolate RoL2022-P1 chromosome 5, RoL_Sspl_1.0, whole genome shotgun sequence includes the following:
- the llgl2 gene encoding LLGL scribble cell polarity complex component 2, with the protein MKRFRRHGHESHRDRLKQDLFQFNKTVEHGFPHQPSALGYSPTLQLLAIGTRSGAIKLYGAPGVEFMGLHDENAAVTQVHFLPHQVELVTLLDDNSLHMWTLRAHKGLSELLEIGRFTLTGPPGAPPSVTRVTAVLAHSSGELLLLGTEGGHVFIVEVPGFRELEERNISLDQVANSVPDDYIGRRNLEHVEALQENPVNANQVVIGYGRGLTVIWDLEKRCALQHIPATQQLESVWWTEDGSYILSSHSDGSYCRWMVGEEDENEEEEKSDIPYGHFPCKAISKIVQLPTEAGPPFLLFSGGMPRASYGDRHCITVIHGKTHVALDFTSRIIDFFVIKDGPKHTGDPTALVVLVEEELVVIDLQTEGWPVIQTPYLVPLHSSPITCSHHVSAIPLKLWERVLAAGELQNTHYSKKPWPITGGSNMAPDPPQRDLLLTGHEDGSVRFWDASGVCLYPMYKLGTAGVFLTDSDPNDNMNQGTEGEWPPFRKVGCYDPYSDDPRLGIQKIHLCKYSGYLTVAGTAGQILVLELNDEAAEQTVEAKVVDLLQGQEGFRWKGHTRLDVREEPVLFPAGFQPFTLVQCQPPAVVTALTLHSEWKLVAFGTSHGFGVFDYQQRNNVLIKCTLNPNDQMAMEGPLSRVKSIKKSLRQSFRRIRRSRVSLRKHHVNNAAKLQEANARLEAELAEMELAPVQRKIEARSSDDSFTGLVRTLYFADTFLSDSSHNTPSLWAGTNGGCVYAYMLRLPPVELRADEPVTAHSAKEIQLMHRAPVVGIVVLDGHGSPLPEPLEVAHDLARSPDMQGSHHLLVVSEEQFKVFTLPKISAKMKLKLTAVDGSRVRRVGVAWFGSSRSEDYGESGLVVLTNQGDVHVVSLPGVKMQVQYPCIRREDVSGIASCVFTKQGQGFYLISPSEFERFSLSTRFMVEPRCLVEVPLVSGSSLRGRHPLNSTSSSNRGELPEGDDPESAARRVMEHALLNDEKVLQEIQKSLEGDHTSYVENNVKNSVA; encoded by the exons ATGAAGAGGTTCAGAAGACACGGCCACGAGTCCCACAGAGATCGACTAAAACAAGACCTCTTCCAGTTTAACAAG ACTGTGGAACATGGATTCCCCCACCAGCCCAGTGCTCTGGGGTACAGCCCAACTCTGCAACTCCTGGCTATTGGTACTCGTTCTGGGGCCATCAAACT TTATGGAGCCCCTGGTGTGGAGTTCATGGGTCTACATGATGAGAACGCTGCTGTCACTCAAGTGCACTTCCTCCCTCACCAG GTTGAACTGGTGACTCTGCTGGACGACAACAGTTTGCACATGTGGACTTTGAGAGCCCATAAAGGTCTTTCTGAGCTGTTGGAAATAGGACGCTTCACTCTCACGGGACCGCCTGG TGCCCCTCCAAGTGTGACCAGAGTGACAGCAGTGCTCGCCCACTCTTCcggagagctgctgctgctggggacAGAAGGTGGACACGTGTTTATAGTTGAAGTGCCAGGGTTTAGAGAACTGGAGGAAAGGAACATCAGTCTCgaccaggtggccaacag TGTACCAGACGACTACATCGGGCGCAGGAATCTGGAGCACGTGGAAGCCCTACAGGAGAACCCAGTCAATGCAAACCAGGTGGTTATTGGTTATGGACGAGGCCTGACGGTCATCTGGGATTTGGAGAAACGCTGTGCCCTCCAGCACATCCCTGCCACTCAA CAACTGGAGAGTGTGTGGTGGACAGAAGACGGCTCCTACATTCTGAGTTCACACAGCGATGGCAGCTACTGTCGATGGATGGTAGGTGAGGAAGACGAGaacgaagaggaggagaagtctgaCATTCCATATG GACATTTCCCCTGCAAAGCCATTTCTAAGATAGTTCAGCTTCCGACAGAAGCAGG GCCGCCGTTCCTCCTGTTCAGCGGGGGAATGCCGAGAGCTAGCTACGGAGACAGGCACTGCATCACTGTCATCCACGGTAAAACCCACGTTGCTCTGGACTTCACCTCCAGGATCATTGACTTCTTCGTCATCAAAGATGGACCAAAGCACACAG GAGATCCCACCGCGCTGGTGGTTCTAGTAGAGGAAGAGCTTGTGGTGATTGACTTGCAGACGGAAGGCTGGCCCGTCATCCAAACCCCATACTTGGTGCCACTGCACAGCTCCCCCATCACCTGCTCGCACCATGTATCTGCCATCCCTCTTAAGCTGTGGGAGAGGGTCCTGGCTGCTGGAGAGCTGCAGAACACACACTACTCCAAGAAG CCTTGGCCCATCACAGGAGGGAGCAACATGGCCCCGGACCCTCCTCAGAGAGACCTCCTGCTCACTGG GCATGAAGATGGATCCGTGCGCTTCTGGGACGCATCAGGGGTTTGTTTGTATCCAATGTACAAGTTAGGCACAGCTGGAGTCTTTCTCACAGACAGTGACCCCAACGACAACATGAATCAGGGCACAGAGGGGGAGTGGCCACCGTTCAGAAAG GTGGGTTGCTATGACCCATACAGTGATGACCCGAGACTTGGCATTCAGAAGATCCACCTTTGTAAATATAGCGGTTATCTGACGGTAGCAGGCACGGCAGGACAG ATTTTGGTGCTGGAGTTAaatgatgaagcagcagagcagaCAGTTGAAGCCAAGGTTGTGGATTTGCTACAGGGCCAAGAGGGTTTCCGCTGGAAG GGCCACACTCGTCTGGATGTGCGAGAAGAGCCTGTGCTTTTTCCTGCCGGCTTCCAGCCTTTCACTCTTGTGCAGTGCCAGCCTCCTGCAGTGGTCACTGCCCTCACGCTTCACTCTGAGTGGAAGCTGGTAGCTTTCGGCACCAGCCACGGCTTCGGCGTCTTCGATTATCAACAGAGGAACAACGTTCTCATCAA GTGCACCCTAAACCCCAACGACCAAATGGCCATGGAAGGTCCTCTGTCGAGGGTCAAGAGTATCAAGAAATCCCTGCGACAGTCATTCCGGAGAATCCGACGCAGCAGAGTGTCGCTGAGGAAGCATCATGTCAACAACGCTGCCAAG CTCCAGGAGGCAAATGCTCGTCTAGAAGCTGAGCTGGCAGAGATGGAACTCGCCCCAGTCCAGAGGAAGATCGAGGCCCGCTCCTCAGACGACTCTTTCACTGGACTTGTACGGACTCTTTACTTCGCCGACACATTTCTCTCTGACA GCTCTCACAACACACCGTCCCTCTGGGCGGGTACGAACGGCGGTTGTGTGTACGCGTACATGCTCCGGCTGCCTCCTGTGGAGCTGAGAGCCGACGAGCCGGTCACCGCACATTCGG CTAAGGAAATCCAGCTGATGCACCGCGCTCCAGTGGTCGGCATTGTGGTGTTAGATGGGCACGGGTCCCCTCTCCCTGAACCTTTGGAGGTGGCCCACGACTTGGCCCGCTCCCCAGACATGCAGGGCTCCCACCACCTGCTCGTTGTATCTGAGGAACAGTTCAAG GTCTTCACCCTGCCAAAGATCAGTGCTAAGATGAAGCTGAAGCTCACAGCGGTGGATGGCTCCAGAGTGCGGCGGGTGGGCGTGGCCTGGTTCGGCAGCAGTCGCTCGGAAGACTATGGGGAGAGTGGCCTGGTGGTTCTGACCAATCAGGGCGACGTCCATGTGGTGTCGCTGCCGGGAGTGAAGATGCAGGTTCAGTATCCGTGCATACGCCGGGAGGATGTCAGCGGCATCGCCTCCTGTGTGTTCACCAAACAAGGCCAGG gCTTCTACCTGATCTCTCCATCAGAGTTCGAGCGTTTCTCGCTATCCACTCGCTTCATGGTGGAGCCTCGTTGTCTGGTGGAGGTTCCTCTTGTGTCCGGTTCCTCTCTACGAGGCAGACACCCACTGAACTCTACTTCATCTTCGAACAG AGGTGAGCTCCCGGAAGGTGACGATCCAG AGAGCGCAGCTAGACGTGTTATGGAGCATGCTTTGCTGAATGATGAGA aagTACTTCAGGAGATCCAGAAGTCTCTAGAAGGTGACCATAC GTCTTATGTGGAAAACAATGTGAAGAATTCTGTAGCTTGA